From Cucumis melo cultivar AY chromosome 3, USDA_Cmelo_AY_1.0, whole genome shotgun sequence:
TTAATCCATGTTCTTTCAAATGtccattttattcttttataaattGACAATTAAGGAATCAAAGTTATCACTTTTTAAAAGTATGGAGATAAAACGAATACTTAGAAAATAAAGAGACTAAATAAAATagtattaatttatatatagagagaagtttttttatttgttaattgGAATGTTATATATTATTAAGAACTTACAAAGAAGCCAAAATATGAATATAGTTCCATCAGCAAAATATGTTTATTAACttgttttaagaaaaacttataTAGGTCAAACTGTTTTTTAGTACGAATTGGGACGGAAGGGATTTGAACATGAGACCAATTATCTGCCGGCACATACAGATATCAGTTGAATTAAATTCTTGTTAGTGTAAAGTTATTGTTCGTATATTACAATCTTTTTAACATCCAAATATTTACgcttttcttataaaaaaaacaacCGAGACGAGAGATTGTATTAAATTTGAGCTTAGGGAATctcctgttttttttttcctaataaaaattagtttaattaGGTAAAAAGAATGCATCAACTCATCAAATAATGATACACTTGATTTGTCTAAAACtttattttaattcaaaaatagGAAGTCATTTGGAAGAGGGAAATTTCCCAAACTGTGTGTAATATAAAGTTTTtggttattattttttttaagtgatCATTATAAAATAGATATAGAGTGTTGTTCCCAAGGGAGGAATCTTCCCTAAATGACTATGAGAATATATTAATTTAGTAAACAACTTAAAATGGGACCCTCTCCttttaaatcaaaattgaatatgctctttaattcttttaattagGACCATTAAATTAAAGAGTGGGTGTTTCTAATTATCTACTAAACCCAATAACTTAAACCatttaattcaaattaagaatttGAATCAAAGAGGAATCAGATGCATCCTTCACCTTCTTCttggaaaaaaataattattccaTTTTAGTCATTTTGAAACctttcatattaaaaaaaagtatcacaatatatactttttttatactaaattttatatttaaatccaataatatttttataaaggttattcattttttatattccattttaataatttattccAGTCTCTTTAAAGGGGGAAAAAAGTATTAGTCTTTTCTATTAATGTTGTGAAAAATAACAATAGAATATTTGAagattgaaatatatatatatatatatatatatatatatatatatatatatatataaccttagatttaaaaatttagatgctaaacaataatttaataggTATAAATTTACaatgattatttatttattcttttaaagttcaacaaaaacatatattatttgCAACATTTGAATTATTATATGTCTAAATTAATTGGATTATGTTCAAGTTAACGTCACAAGTTAAACTAGGTAGGAATATAAACTATTTTCCAAGTAATTTTGGTTAGGATATTATTTCTTTGTCTAGAAAACCAAAAGTTCTCAAATTCCTACGTTATGCTTAATAATAACATTCAAAAGagaaattaatttttgttttctataaatttttttaaaaatggtgTAGAAGTAGACAGTGGGGTTTAGGATTTAGGATTTACGGGAAAAATacattataatatttattttatttatttataatttaaataatatacaatggaaagaaaaaaaaaagaattgtttAGGATATGTGTTGAAAGGAATaaggaaaatatatataatggtATTAAGTTGAATTGGAAAAAGACATATAGAAAATGGTCTATtgaaatcacaatcaaaatgggaataataataataataataataataataataataataataataataataataataataataataaaatgattTATAATTTTAGGATGGAAAATGGGAAGATTAATCCGAGGTGGCattaaggaaaaggaaaagaggaAGGCGTGTGAAGATTGGAAATTGTAGCTTAAAGAGTAATATTTggcccccccccaaaaaaaaaaaaaaaaaaaaacattcttttaagaaacaaaatatCAGACAAAAGGCAACCAAATCCGACCGTCCCATTCACCTCTTCCCATTGgtcctaataataataatggaatCTTTAGTGCTCCAACCCATCTACCCCTCctcctttcttttcctttttaatttttttctcttttaaatattcatttaaataattcctcttttcttaaacaaaataattcCCTCATCATCTCATATCCATTCAACCAATCAATTTTAAAACTTGCTCAATTAATTTTACTCTCTACGTATATTTTGAACGAAGAATATTGATTGCATTTAAGAAGTTTTAGCCTAAGAGAGATTGAATAGTTTGAATAATCCATGTTTGTTATTGAGTAGATTTGTTAAGTTTGAAGTTCGTCGACAAACcctttgaatttttcttttgtaataatGGTTGCATTCCTCAAACTGGGTATTTTTCACATATTACCTAACTTTCTAAATTTGCAATCTCCAAAGCATACAAGCTTCTTAAACATTGACTAGACTCTTAAacccattaattttttttctttaagcttaattatcactacaagaaatttgacctttaatgtcggtttaaaaccgacattaaagggctttaatgtcacttgacaaccgacatctttgcgagcgttattaaaggcctttaatgtcggttggactttaatgtcggtttaaaaacgacattaaaggcctctttaatgtcggtttaaaaacgacattaaaggcctttaatgtcggttttcaaccgacatctttgatagtgttattgaagccctttaatgtcggtttggctttaatgtcggttttaaaccgacatctttgatagtgttattgaagccctttaatgtcgattgggctatgatgtcgttttaaaaccgacattaaagaggccaataatgtcagtttaaaaccgacatcaaaggcttgttttttgtccatttttagaaatttatatttatttaattgttgtattattgtccattttttataaaccaacattgaatccaacaagtgaaattaactacaaacttgaaactacaagtcacattccgtaggaaaccatattattcaagtctgattccaccaacaatgaaaatgctattagcacttgcacataaatcccattcatatcttaaagcaacaataaatcccattcatatcttaaagcacataaatcccatattattcaagtctgattccaccaacaatgaaaacacgcttgtaaaattaactgcaaccaaacaaaattatatataaattcaaaaatcacgacattttaaaggtctcgaaaatgcttcttcaaacaaTTATTAATATTGGAAACAGGCACCAAATGCAGCAAGGGCTTGACATTCCTCTTCCTGAACTGTAGCTCAAACCTTATCTAGAAACTTATCATCGTCCTCTAGTAGAAAATGACCTGGAAAAATATACAGTTATCTACATTCAATCAAGCACGACAAAAACAATTGTTATCTACATATAATATCGGAACGCTCAAAGAACACTAttgtacaaatatctaaatgataTCAAATATCTAAATCAACCAAAAACACTCTAAATCTCTTTAGTGGTTATAGGTAAATGATATATATcatcaaagaaattaaagatgtaAATGTTTTGAGAAGCAAAATCTATAAACACTTACCAACATACAAGACAGTTATGAAATTGCACCAGCTACTAATCACAGCACCAACCCACAAGCTTACTATGGCCTGGAAATACATACACATTAAAGTATCCACAAAAAAGTCGTCCAGGTTAAGATGGTTGTCACAGACAGCTTTCTAGTAGAATCATAATCCAGAACTTTTTACCTTGAGGGCAACTTGACGAACTTGGCCATTTAAATCTAAGCTTCGTCCCAGAATCCTTTCCCAATACAACTGAACAATACCACCACAAATGTTGGTATCTCCGGCACCAGCAGCAACAGGTACACTTTGGCCACTCTCCACAGTGTCAGGGCCAGCTCCATCACCAGCTTCATCTGTTCCCATTTGACCTTCCGCGTCAAGAACGTAATCATACATATTTTGCAATGCTTGCATCTGCCCAGAAAAATAATTCAAGAACGTAATCATACATATTTTGATAGTCTTTACaaacttgtttttgttattCGAATTTGGTTGAGAATTCAAATCTAGAAATCATGTGAAAAAAAGTCATTAGGTAAAAACCAACAATTATAATTGTAAAAGAAACTAAATGATTATTGAATAAGACCTAAGAAATTTTCGATCCTAACTTAGAATTTGTTTCCATATACAAGCGTTGGGAATGAGGATACTTACCAAGGTTGAGAATCTTGAACAGAAGGTGAACTTTAAACTTCTACTTCCATCCATCTTAGCAAACTGAAGGTTAACAAAATGCTATAAATTTCAATGCACAACCAATTGACTCTGCAGTACGCCATAGCCTTGATGGTATATGCAGATGAGTTAAAGACAACAGCTGTCGAGTTGACTTACAATCACGGTGTGACACAACAGCAACAGCAATAACAAATATGAAATTCATATTTTCCAAgtttattaattgattattgAAGCTCCAGTAAGTTCCTATGTAAGATCTCGTTGAAGTTGATAAAACTGAAACAGGTTTTTAGCATACCTTGTCAAATTGTTTCAAAGCTTTTGATTTATGTATAACAAGATAATGGTAATAGGTACACATATGCTTACAAACTGTAATAAACGATTAAGCCAGGGGATTCATGTTTAATTCACCTGAGGATTTCTACATGCTCGACCGTGCCACAATGAGAGAAAAAGTCATAAACATCATTCTCTGTGGCTTTAGGTGACAAACTTGTAACTTCAGCAGTATAGCCCCCATTGTACATGTTTCACACAGCTTTCTATATTGAAAACTTGAATTAGAGCAAAATACCTGGGGAGTTCCACCAGTTTGTTTAGAGAAAACTGAAATATCAACTACCTCTACACTTCATATTCATAAAACTTTTTTTAACACCTTTTACCCCCAAACAAAATGTTCCAACTTGGTATATGATGACTCTGACATccataattataattaatggTCCAAAGTTATAATTTATCACTAGCAGGCTTATCCCAAAAGTGTTGCTTCtaggataagataaatttatACAATTGTAAACTGTTATATATTCATTATAAAACTAAGTCTCTATAGTAAGAACAATGCAGGTGGTTAAAAGGATAGAATATGAACACTGGGGAAAAGTGAAGAAAAAGTAAAGAATGAGAGATTCCCAGAATATTTGAGCAAAAGGGTACATAGAAAAGGAGGAAGTTCAAAGCAAGAGCAAGTCATtcacacaaacacacacaaaaGATGAAAAATTTATAGAAATTCCCAAAATTGATCCACAACCCAGATCTTGAAAGGGAAATCTAAAGCCAACCCATTATCCAAAACAATCAAACGAAGGGATAGAAACATAGAAATCGACACGAAAGacatgaaaaataaaagaaaagttcaaaaaattAATAGGAAGTTTTGTCAAGGCGTACCTGATTGAAAGCtgagagagaagaaagaagagaagaagggGGCCGGGGAAGGGGGGGCTGAGCTGAAACCAGAAAATTAAGCCGACATTTTTTGGTTTTTGGAATCAATTTGGTTGGTGATTGTACTGAAAATTGTATTGGAAGGAGCGTGTAAGGCACGCAGAAGATGTATTGGAGCGTGTGAGAGAGAGTGAATGAAGAAGCTACGAGTTTTGGAATAAAGTCTTATCTTCTTCGTTGGAGAGTTTTTCTGTTGGCAGAGAATCCCCCCGTCATCAAACTCTGTAGCTTTTAAACTCTCGTACACTAGTGCTTGATGTCCAGTTTTATGAGACGGTGAGACAGTATCGGCGAGACAGTATCGGCAGCGACGGTGATGGAGATGGAAGATGACCCATTGACGATGAGACAGTATCGGAGTAGTCGGAGCCATTGACGGCAGCGACGGTGAGACAGTATCGGAGTAGTCGGAGCCTCTGGAAGGCGGATTTCACGGCGGCGATGGTGAAGGTGGGGAATATGAAGGTTTTGACTGGAAGCCAAGGGGAGAttagaaagtgatgagattgagaaaggaagaaagggaagaaatgttgagagaaaaccttctttcgtagggtttggtagagaagaaaggagaaaagagtaaagtttagggtttggtagagaagaaaggagaaaagagtaaagtaagagagagaaaaattcaactttttacaaaattaaaaaaataaaaaaaacctttaatgtcggttctaaaaaacatgatgtttaatgtcggttttaaaccgacattaaagataaagctttaatgtcggtttaaaaccgacattaaacatccgctttttgaaaaccgacattaaagcttatttttcattttttccacccgacattaaagaccagatttcttctagtgtatgTTTCTAGTTACCTAAATCTACAATGACGTTGCGTTCTTTCTAAATGTCTAATGTCCAACCTTATATAAGAAAAGTCATCTTTATCTTTATATTTGATGTTaactttcatttattttaaaagagtAACACTAATTGTTGTAGTAATCTCAATTGAAGATAAGAGATTTGGAATAAGTTCCGTCTCAAATTATACCTTTAGAAAGTAAGTATACATAGGAAAAGATGAAACTACGACACAATTGATGAAAATTACATACACTGTTTACTAAACTAAATtgagaaaatttaaaaagtagatAGATAATAGAGAGTGAAGTGGGATTATAAATAAAGAAGACGAAAATGATATAAATGCATACTTGATGAACAAACAAAATAGTTTGAAAAGAATCATACATATTAAGGGTGAGACACATGCCTAGCTAGATTTGGTGTCTGTGTTATAAATGGTCTACTTCCCATATATGTCTCTTAAGATCATAAAACAAACTACTCCAAAAAGAAAACTTAGATTAGATAGCAGAAAAATAGAGAGGAAGAGAGTGAGTTGCCTTTCCTTTATCTTTCACCAAAGTGAGTGAAAGCCAAACATGGAGAAGTGGCCACTAACAAAGACTCTTTTACCACACATATGATGCAAGATTGTTTGATTTTgacaaatattaaaagaataattttCGTCTCACATATCACAAACGcgtagattttttttaaaaatatataatggaCTTCTTGAACACTCTTTCTCTAGAACAATTTTAGATTATAATTGATCTAGAAGTCTTAAGTTAACGTGTGaaactaatttaatattatattatctaATAAGTACTATAAAATAAGCATATGACTTCACTCTAAGTCTCATAAAGTAACCGTAGTTGTGTGAATGATATAATACTTGGAGATCATGTTTTATTGTAACATGGGTTTAGGAGAGGATATTCTCTTTGTTTCGTTTACCGTAGTAGTATTGGAAGGTTTTCTTTTACAAAAGTTAAATTGAATTCAAGTTTAATCTCTAAACTTTTATTTCTAAGATCTTTTACTACATCAAACATTTAAAGGCGCACATGAAGATTTTATAGAGATTGAGTTGTTTTTCCGAACTCTTACAAAATAGAATAATCCTCAACAATAGGAATGACCTATATTATTATACACAAAGTGTGTAATTAAAAGACACCCATTAGCCAATTT
This genomic window contains:
- the LOC127148480 gene encoding sister chromatid cohesion protein SCC2-like; protein product: MDGSRSLKFTFCSRFSTLMQALQNMYDYVLDAEGQMGTDEAGDGAGPDTVESGQSVPVAAGAGDTNICGGIVQLYWERILGRSLDLNGQVRQVALKAIVSLWVGAVISSWCNFITVLYVGHFLLEDDDKFLDKV